In Bremerella sp. JC817, the following are encoded in one genomic region:
- a CDS encoding acyl carrier protein, whose translation MTAAAEPSNPNPRSAEEIRQWVATYLAKHLQVEPAKIRFDEKLMDVGLDSMQFLVLVGELEKWLGCQFVDPWIDDFTIDTLAQFLAEQVAQGKTKINPADRN comes from the coding sequence ATGACCGCTGCTGCCGAGCCGTCGAACCCGAATCCTCGTTCTGCCGAAGAGATTCGTCAGTGGGTAGCGACATATTTGGCCAAGCACCTTCAGGTCGAGCCGGCGAAGATCCGCTTCGATGAAAAGCTGATGGATGTCGGGCTCGACTCCATGCAATTTCTCGTGCTGGTCGGGGAACTCGAGAAATGGCTCGGTTGCCAGTTCGTCGACCCCTGGATCGACGATTTCACGATCGATACCTTGGCCCAGTTTCTCGCCGAGCAGGTCGCCCAAGGGAAAACGAAGATCAATCCAGCCGATCGCAATTAG
- a CDS encoding methyl-accepting chemotaxis protein: MSIGKKILGVSLAGPIACAIIIVLIVVINGSHLDKTVLSEAENMARTQCNAAASNVRLLLESQNDLTSQQLHATIQFSEELLQQKGSLTLQDESVEWTCKNQFTGETQATELPTMTIDGQSLGQVRNLDQHVPFVDEVAKWSGGTCTIFQRLNESGDMLRVATNVVAKDGNRAIGTFIPATNPDGVSNPVVAKLISGEPYYGRAFVVDKWYSTAYHPVKDHDGQVIGALYVGLLQEEAADLPERLQKLHLGESGYVFVVKGTGKDKGTYLVSKGGARDGENILDTVDAEGKPCIREMIDKSLAAEPGEVVLHEYFWQNPGEEHAREKLAALFYYEPWDWVVGISTYKDDFRASAMSARSSLNWMLVYVVVGALVVVCAISIFVAYASKMLVKPLTIVTDSLRDIAQGEGDLTMRIDIQSKDEIGELAKWFNVFMDKLQGIISRVASTASSLSKTSSEMLTTAEELSTGANEAKGRSTSVAAASEEMATTMTNMAQSIHELTDNISSVGHAVEELTSSIGDISKNTETASAVAVNAATLAEESNVKINKLGDAAAAIGQIVGVIEDIAEQTNLLALNATIEASRAGEAGKGFAVVATEVKELAHQTTEAIDDIRKTVNDIQSSSTDAVKSIGAITDVIEQIREASLSIATAVEEQSLTTKQISSNLNQTATSATSISSGVNDSAVASREITENVNGVDEATRRTATGAATTRSYGDSLAQYAHEIDELVGGFKV, translated from the coding sequence ATGAGTATTGGAAAGAAGATTCTCGGGGTAAGTTTAGCAGGGCCGATTGCCTGTGCGATCATCATCGTGCTGATTGTCGTTATCAACGGGTCTCACCTCGACAAGACCGTGCTGAGCGAGGCCGAGAACATGGCACGCACCCAGTGCAATGCCGCTGCCAGCAACGTTCGGCTTTTGCTCGAATCGCAAAACGACCTCACCAGCCAGCAGTTGCACGCCACGATTCAATTCAGCGAAGAACTGCTGCAACAAAAAGGGAGCCTGACGCTACAGGATGAGAGCGTCGAATGGACCTGCAAGAATCAATTCACGGGCGAGACCCAGGCCACCGAGCTTCCGACGATGACCATCGACGGTCAATCGTTGGGCCAGGTTCGCAATCTCGATCAACATGTTCCCTTTGTCGATGAAGTCGCCAAATGGTCTGGCGGCACGTGTACCATCTTTCAGCGTTTGAACGAATCTGGCGACATGCTTCGCGTGGCGACCAACGTCGTCGCGAAGGATGGCAACCGCGCCATTGGCACGTTTATTCCAGCTACGAATCCCGATGGCGTGAGCAACCCGGTCGTCGCGAAATTGATCTCGGGCGAACCTTATTACGGACGTGCATTTGTGGTCGACAAGTGGTACTCAACCGCCTATCACCCGGTGAAAGATCACGATGGCCAAGTGATTGGTGCGTTGTATGTGGGCCTGCTGCAAGAGGAAGCCGCCGATTTGCCGGAACGCTTACAGAAGCTGCACCTAGGCGAAAGCGGCTATGTGTTCGTGGTGAAAGGGACCGGCAAAGACAAGGGAACCTATCTGGTCTCGAAGGGTGGTGCCCGGGATGGCGAGAATATTCTCGACACCGTCGATGCCGAAGGCAAACCTTGCATTCGCGAAATGATCGACAAGTCGCTGGCCGCTGAGCCGGGAGAAGTGGTTCTCCACGAGTACTTCTGGCAGAACCCTGGCGAAGAGCATGCCCGCGAAAAGCTGGCGGCGCTGTTCTATTACGAGCCATGGGACTGGGTCGTGGGTATCAGCACCTACAAAGATGACTTCCGCGCCTCGGCTATGAGCGCCCGCAGCTCGTTGAACTGGATGCTGGTGTACGTTGTGGTGGGTGCCTTGGTGGTTGTCTGTGCGATTTCGATCTTTGTGGCCTACGCCTCGAAGATGCTGGTGAAGCCTTTGACCATTGTGACCGATTCGCTTCGCGATATCGCTCAGGGAGAAGGCGATCTGACGATGCGGATCGATATTCAATCGAAAGACGAAATCGGCGAGTTGGCGAAATGGTTCAATGTCTTTATGGACAAGCTGCAGGGCATCATCAGCCGAGTCGCCAGTACCGCCTCGTCGCTATCGAAGACATCCAGCGAGATGCTAACCACCGCCGAGGAACTTTCGACTGGTGCCAACGAAGCGAAGGGACGCAGCACCAGCGTGGCTGCCGCTTCGGAAGAAATGGCAACCACCATGACCAACATGGCACAATCGATTCACGAATTGACCGACAACATATCGTCAGTTGGCCATGCTGTCGAAGAGCTGACCAGTTCCATTGGTGACATCTCGAAGAATACCGAGACCGCCTCGGCGGTGGCCGTCAATGCGGCGACCCTGGCTGAAGAAAGTAATGTGAAAATCAACAAGCTGGGCGACGCAGCCGCGGCAATCGGCCAGATCGTGGGTGTGATCGAAGATATCGCCGAGCAAACCAACCTGCTCGCCTTGAATGCCACCATTGAAGCCTCACGAGCTGGTGAAGCAGGAAAAGGCTTTGCCGTGGTGGCCACCGAGGTGAAAGAGCTGGCTCACCAAACGACTGAAGCAATCGATGACATTCGTAAGACAGTCAACGACATCCAGTCGTCGAGCACCGATGCCGTGAAATCGATTGGAGCAATCACCGATGTTATTGAACAGATTCGCGAAGCCAGCCTTTCGATCGCCACGGCGGTCGAAGAGCAGAGTCTCACGACCAAGCAGATTTCGTCGAACTTGAACCAGACCGCGACCTCGGCAACTTCGATTTCATCTGGCGTGAACGACTCGGCCGTGGCCAGTCGTGAAATTACCGAGAACGTCAACGGCGTCGACGAAGCAACGCGTCGCACGGCAACGGGTGCGGCAACCACACGAAGCTATGGCGATAGCCTGGCCCAGTATGCCCACGAAATCGACGAACTGGTCGGCGGCTTCAAAGTTTAA
- a CDS encoding glycerophosphodiester phosphodiesterase: protein MIVAHRGASFDAPENTLASFQEAWKQKADAIEGDFYLTKDGHIVCMHDKTTKRTTGGAAELKPAEATLEELRALEVGAWKNDKFAGERIPLLEEVLATVPQNGKILVEVKCGPEIVEPLRVGLEKSSLKPEQIVIICFDDEVVKQCREKMPQYKANWLTSYKQNEATGKWSPSVKSVLNTLRETKATGLGTQARDEVVTVEFVKQIRDAGVECHVWTVNEEAQAKRYAGLGFDSITTDKPAAIRHALAEGK, encoded by the coding sequence ATGATCGTAGCGCACCGTGGGGCATCGTTTGATGCTCCCGAGAATACGTTGGCTTCGTTCCAGGAAGCCTGGAAGCAGAAGGCCGACGCCATCGAAGGGGACTTCTATCTGACCAAAGACGGCCACATCGTCTGCATGCACGATAAGACGACCAAGCGAACCACCGGCGGTGCCGCCGAATTGAAACCGGCCGAAGCGACACTCGAAGAACTGCGGGCACTGGAAGTGGGGGCCTGGAAGAACGACAAGTTCGCGGGCGAACGTATTCCACTGTTGGAAGAAGTCCTGGCGACCGTTCCCCAAAACGGCAAGATCCTGGTTGAGGTGAAGTGCGGTCCCGAGATCGTCGAGCCGCTGCGGGTTGGTTTGGAGAAGTCGAGCCTGAAGCCAGAGCAGATCGTCATCATCTGCTTCGACGATGAAGTGGTGAAGCAATGTCGCGAAAAGATGCCGCAGTACAAAGCAAACTGGCTGACCAGCTACAAGCAGAACGAGGCAACCGGCAAGTGGAGCCCCAGCGTTAAGTCAGTCCTCAATACGCTTCGGGAAACGAAGGCAACCGGTTTGGGAACGCAGGCCCGGGATGAAGTTGTGACGGTCGAATTTGTCAAACAGATCCGCGATGCAGGGGTCGAATGTCACGTGTGGACCGTGAACGAAGAAGCCCAGGCCAAGCGTTACGCCGGGCTTGGTTTCGATTCGATTACCACCGACAAGCCAGCCGCAATTCGCCATGCCTTGGCGGAAGGCAAGTAG